The Symphalangus syndactylus isolate Jambi chromosome 8, NHGRI_mSymSyn1-v2.1_pri, whole genome shotgun sequence genome includes a window with the following:
- the DMAC2L gene encoding ATP synthase subunit s, mitochondrial isoform X1, producing MCCAVSEQRLTCADQMMLFGKISQQLCGVKKLSWSCDSRYFWGWLNAVFNKVDYDRIRDVGPDRAASEWLLRCGAMVRYHGQERWQKDYNHLPTGPLDKYKIQAIDATDSCIMRIGFDHMEGLEHVEKIRLCKCHYIEDDCLLRLSQLENLQKTILEMEIISCGNITDKGIIALRHLRNLKYLLLSDLPGVREKENLVQAFKTALPSLELKLQLK from the exons ATCAAATGATGCTGTTTGGAAAAATTTCCCAGCAGTTGTGTGGCGTAAAGAAACTCTCATGGTCATGTGACTCCAGATACTTCTGGGGCTGGTTGAATGCAGTGTTTAATAA GGTGGATTATGATCGCATCAGGGATGTTGGCCCTGACAGGGCGGCATCCGAGTGGTTGCTGCGCTGTGGGGCCATGGTGCGCTACCATGGCCAGGAGAGGTGGCAGAAGGACTACAACCACCTTCCAACAGGCCCTCTGGACAAATACAAGATTCAGGCGATCGACGCCACCGACTCTTGTATCATGAGAATTGGATTTGACCACATGG AGGGCCTAGAGCATGTTGAAAAAATAAGGCTGTGCAAGTGTCATTATATCGAGGATGACTGTTTGCTGAGACTTAGTCAACTTGAAAATTTACAAAAAACCATAttggaaatggaaataatatccTGTGGGAATATCACAGACAAAGGCATCATTGCTTTGCGTCATTTAAG aaacctcaaatatttgttgttaagtgatcttcctggagtaagagaaaaagaaaatcttgtccAAGCCTTTAAGACAGCACTGCCTTCTCTGGAACTAAAATTACAATTGAAGTAA
- the DMAC2L gene encoding ATP synthase subunit s, mitochondrial isoform X3, producing MMLFGKISQQLCGVKKLSWSCDSRYFWGWLNAVFNKVDYDRIRDVGPDRAASEWLLRCGAMVRYHGQERWQKDYNHLPTGPLDKYKIQAIDATDSCIMRIGFDHMEGLEHVEKIRLCKCHYIEDDCLLRLSQLENLQKTILEMEIISCGNITDKGIIALRHLRNLKYLLLSDLPGVREKENLVQAFKTALPSLELKLQLK from the exons ATGATGCTGTTTGGAAAAATTTCCCAGCAGTTGTGTGGCGTAAAGAAACTCTCATGGTCATGTGACTCCAGATACTTCTGGGGCTGGTTGAATGCAGTGTTTAATAA GGTGGATTATGATCGCATCAGGGATGTTGGCCCTGACAGGGCGGCATCCGAGTGGTTGCTGCGCTGTGGGGCCATGGTGCGCTACCATGGCCAGGAGAGGTGGCAGAAGGACTACAACCACCTTCCAACAGGCCCTCTGGACAAATACAAGATTCAGGCGATCGACGCCACCGACTCTTGTATCATGAGAATTGGATTTGACCACATGG AGGGCCTAGAGCATGTTGAAAAAATAAGGCTGTGCAAGTGTCATTATATCGAGGATGACTGTTTGCTGAGACTTAGTCAACTTGAAAATTTACAAAAAACCATAttggaaatggaaataatatccTGTGGGAATATCACAGACAAAGGCATCATTGCTTTGCGTCATTTAAG aaacctcaaatatttgttgttaagtgatcttcctggagtaagagaaaaagaaaatcttgtccAAGCCTTTAAGACAGCACTGCCTTCTCTGGAACTAAAATTACAATTGAAGTAA
- the DMAC2L gene encoding ATP synthase subunit s, mitochondrial isoform X6 translates to MMLFGKISQQLCGVKKLSWSCDSRYFWGWLNAVFNKVDYDRIRDVGPDRAASEWLLRCGAMVRYHGQERWQKDYNHLPTGPLDKYKIQAIDATDSCIMRIGFDHMETSNICC, encoded by the exons ATGATGCTGTTTGGAAAAATTTCCCAGCAGTTGTGTGGCGTAAAGAAACTCTCATGGTCATGTGACTCCAGATACTTCTGGGGCTGGTTGAATGCAGTGTTTAATAA GGTGGATTATGATCGCATCAGGGATGTTGGCCCTGACAGGGCGGCATCCGAGTGGTTGCTGCGCTGTGGGGCCATGGTGCGCTACCATGGCCAGGAGAGGTGGCAGAAGGACTACAACCACCTTCCAACAGGCCCTCTGGACAAATACAAGATTCAGGCGATCGACGCCACCGACTCTTGTATCATGAGAATTGGATTTGACCACATGG aaacctcaaatatttgttgttaa
- the DMAC2L gene encoding ATP synthase subunit s, mitochondrial isoform X5 → MCCAVSEQRLTCADQMMLFGKISQQLCGVKKLSWSCDSRYFWGWLNAVFNKVDYDRIRDVGPDRAASEWLLRCGAMVRYHGQERWQKDYNHLPTGPLDKYKIQAIDATDSCIMRIGFDHMETSNICC, encoded by the exons ATCAAATGATGCTGTTTGGAAAAATTTCCCAGCAGTTGTGTGGCGTAAAGAAACTCTCATGGTCATGTGACTCCAGATACTTCTGGGGCTGGTTGAATGCAGTGTTTAATAA GGTGGATTATGATCGCATCAGGGATGTTGGCCCTGACAGGGCGGCATCCGAGTGGTTGCTGCGCTGTGGGGCCATGGTGCGCTACCATGGCCAGGAGAGGTGGCAGAAGGACTACAACCACCTTCCAACAGGCCCTCTGGACAAATACAAGATTCAGGCGATCGACGCCACCGACTCTTGTATCATGAGAATTGGATTTGACCACATGG aaacctcaaatatttgttgttaa
- the DMAC2L gene encoding ATP synthase subunit s, mitochondrial isoform X4: MMLFGKISQQLCGVKKLSWSCDSRYFWGWLNAVFNKVDYDRIRDVGPDRAASEWLLRCGAMVRYHGQERWQKDYNHLPTGPLDKYKIQAIDATDSCIMRIGFDHMEGLEHVEKIRLCKCHYIEDDCLLRLSQLENLQKTILEMEIISCGNITDKGIIALRHLRLECNGTILAHYNFRFLGSSDSPASAS, encoded by the exons ATGATGCTGTTTGGAAAAATTTCCCAGCAGTTGTGTGGCGTAAAGAAACTCTCATGGTCATGTGACTCCAGATACTTCTGGGGCTGGTTGAATGCAGTGTTTAATAA GGTGGATTATGATCGCATCAGGGATGTTGGCCCTGACAGGGCGGCATCCGAGTGGTTGCTGCGCTGTGGGGCCATGGTGCGCTACCATGGCCAGGAGAGGTGGCAGAAGGACTACAACCACCTTCCAACAGGCCCTCTGGACAAATACAAGATTCAGGCGATCGACGCCACCGACTCTTGTATCATGAGAATTGGATTTGACCACATGG AGGGCCTAGAGCATGTTGAAAAAATAAGGCTGTGCAAGTGTCATTATATCGAGGATGACTGTTTGCTGAGACTTAGTCAACTTGAAAATTTACAAAAAACCATAttggaaatggaaataatatccTGTGGGAATATCACAGACAAAGGCATCATTGCTTTGCGTCATTTAAG gttggagtgcaatggcacgatcttggctcactacaacttccgcttcctgggttcgagcgattctcctgcctcagcctcctga
- the DMAC2L gene encoding ATP synthase subunit s, mitochondrial isoform X2, which yields MCCAVSEQRLTCADQMMLFGKISQQLCGVKKLSWSCDSRYFWGWLNAVFNKVDYDRIRDVGPDRAASEWLLRCGAMVRYHGQERWQKDYNHLPTGPLDKYKIQAIDATDSCIMRIGFDHMEGLEHVEKIRLCKCHYIEDDCLLRLSQLENLQKTILEMEIISCGNITDKGIIALRHLRLECNGTILAHYNFRFLGSSDSPASAS from the exons ATCAAATGATGCTGTTTGGAAAAATTTCCCAGCAGTTGTGTGGCGTAAAGAAACTCTCATGGTCATGTGACTCCAGATACTTCTGGGGCTGGTTGAATGCAGTGTTTAATAA GGTGGATTATGATCGCATCAGGGATGTTGGCCCTGACAGGGCGGCATCCGAGTGGTTGCTGCGCTGTGGGGCCATGGTGCGCTACCATGGCCAGGAGAGGTGGCAGAAGGACTACAACCACCTTCCAACAGGCCCTCTGGACAAATACAAGATTCAGGCGATCGACGCCACCGACTCTTGTATCATGAGAATTGGATTTGACCACATGG AGGGCCTAGAGCATGTTGAAAAAATAAGGCTGTGCAAGTGTCATTATATCGAGGATGACTGTTTGCTGAGACTTAGTCAACTTGAAAATTTACAAAAAACCATAttggaaatggaaataatatccTGTGGGAATATCACAGACAAAGGCATCATTGCTTTGCGTCATTTAAG gttggagtgcaatggcacgatcttggctcactacaacttccgcttcctgggttcgagcgattctcctgcctcagcctcctga